The Proteus terrae subsp. cibarius genome contains the following window.
TTCGTTTTTTTAGGAGGTTGTGGGTTCATTGCCAATTCAAAATATCGTTAGTTTAAAAGTGTCATTCCGAGTAGATAATAACACTAATTAACCGTATTCGGAAAAATGAGATCCTGTTTCTGCTGTATTTTGTGAATCGTCTTACGATCACTGTTCGATTTTTAGTAATTACGCTAATATCCTTCAATAAATGATAATTATTCAAGGTTTATTATGATGGACTTGCTTAGTTGGTCTGATCTTTTTATTTGCCTACTTACCTTATTTTTTGCTTACGTTATTTTCGGTATGGCTGGGTTTGGATCGGCGTTAATTGCTGGCCCAGTATTAGCACTTTTTTTACCTCTTTCAATGATAGTGCCTTTATTGGCATTAATCGATTTAAGTGCCGCCATAGTGAATGTTTTAAGAGATGGTAAACAGGCTGATTTTAAAGAGATACGCTATCTTATCCCGCTTATTATTATTGGTAGTCTTGTCGGTGCGACAATTTTATTAACCACACGACCTGATTTACTCTCTCTTCTTTTAGGTATCTTTGCCGCTTGCTATGCAATCTATGCACTATTTTGGAAAAAACAAGAAAGCCAATTTTCCCAACACTTAGTTTATCCTTTTGGATTAATCGGCGGTGTATTTAGCGCGTTGTTTGGTAGTGGGGGATTTTTATATGCGATTTACTTGTCAGGCAGAATTGCAGACAAAAATAAGTTTCGCATCACACAAACCACGTTGATCGGTTTTAGTACATTAACGCGAGTGGTAATTTTCTTATTTGCAGGTATTTATTGGCAATTAGATATTCTTAAGTTAGCGATTATTTTCTTACCTGCTATGTTTGCTGGCGTGTGGTTAGGGCGAAATTTAACATTACGGATGTCAAAAGCACGATTTATGAGTGTGATTTATACCATTGTATTGGTATCGGGTACTGTGCTTATCTACCGTTATTTTTCTTAAGCTTTGTAGGACAAATGACGGTGAAGTGAGAATATTGTGAAAGGCAAAGATCTTCGTGAGTCAAATGGAGATCTTTCTCTGATTTATATTACTTTTTAAGCATGTTTATCTATTTCTTATCCCCTATAATACAACAATATTTTATTTAACCTCCTTCCTTTTATTACAGAGGTTTCTGTTATTCACAGAAACAAAATAACATGTCACATCAAAATTATCGCCAATCTGAAGTTTTTGCGATAACAACTATCACGGTAAGTATTGGTGTTATCGGGATTGTTATCGGATTAACTATTCCTATGGTTGCACTACGCCTCAATTTAGTGGGCATTAGTGAATCTATTATTGGGCTTATTTCCGCCGCGCCAGCTATTGGGATGTTAGTTGTTTCACCTTTTGCTCGTCGTATTGTGCAATGGGTTGGTAAACGCTTTGCGATGCTATTAGCAACCATTGTTTCTGCAATCAGTTTATTACCCTTAATGGGAAGCTTGCCTCTGGAGCTGTTATTTCCTTTACGATTAATCACTGGTATTGCCAGTGGTGTGATGATTTGTTTAGGCGAAACGTGGATTAATGAGCTTTCACCAGATAATAAACGTGGGCGAATTTTAGCGGTATATACCACCGTATTTACCATCAGCCAGTTATTAGGCCCTTCAATTATTGCGCTATATGGGGTCGCAGATAAGACACCTATTTTAATTAGTGTCTTTATTCATATTATCTCTATTGTCCTGTTTTTAATGATGGATCAGAAAACAGGAGATAAATTACCGAAAGATACGCAAGCGCCTAATTTCTCTATTATTCGCTTTGTTAAAGTTGCACCTGCAATCTGTGGCGGCATTGTTTTCTTTGCTTTTTTTGATGGTACCGTACTTTCAATGTTTCCTATTTATGGCCTAAGTGTAGGGCATACTGAAGCCATTGCAGCCATGATGATAAGCGCTATTTTAGCCGGTGACGCCATTATGCAAATGCCGTTTGGCTGGCTTGCTGACCACATGAACAGAACACGGTTATATCGAATTTGTGGTGTAGTGACTTTACTTGCCAGCTTATTATTACCGATCACGATGTCTCATACATTCTTGATTTGGCCTTTATTACTGGTGCTGGGTGCAACAGCGGGTGCGATATACACCATTGCGTTGGTACAAATAGGGCAATATTTCTCAGGTAATGATCTGATGGTCGCTAATGCGTCAGCTGCGATGTTATGGGGAATAGGTAATTTATCAGGGCCTTTGCTAGCAGGCGCATTGTCAGAAATTTCTTCATCTTCATTACCATTTTTATTGGTTGCCATGACCGGCTTATTCTTAGTATCAACGATGGAACGTTGGAATCTAGGCGTTGAAGCACTCAATAGTAGCTCATCTTAATATCATTTTTTCTCTATCGTATTCCATTTAGGGTGTTAGGAGTGCGATAGAGGAAACCTCTCTTTTCTTGATTTCTAAATATTTAACTTTATCTTATTGTTTTTTATGAATGATTATAATTATCTTTCGTAATTGTACTTATTTTAAAATTTATTAAGAATAATCTAGAAATACCTATATTGAATAGAAAGTAAGTTGCTAAAACAACGTTTATTAATCTAACGTTAGAAGTAGAAGATGACATTATCTTCAGATAAAAATAACGAATACTGCAAACCATTAATCGCCACACATAGGGAACTTTCGGTATTATTTATCTAAGCAACTGATTAAAGTGACTAATAATAGATAAATATACCTATTTATTATCTTAATTGAAATAAATTAAATAAAAACAATTAATTAAGTTAACTTTCTACTGTGAGATAAGAATGATATTGGATGATTGTACAAAAGTAGAATGATGAGGAAAGTAGGCAACTGCTTTCCTCTTTTTCTTTTTTTCTGACTTTAAACTATCTTTTTATGACATTTTTATTAAAAATGTATTTTTTCGCTTGATTCTTACCCTAAAAGCACCAGATAATCGTTTGCGTCAAATTCTCTCACTCAATCCACACGAAAAACCAAACGTTTGCTTTTGACTCCCTCTTAAGATTTTTATCAATAAGAGGTTATTTTAATTGATACGTAATCGTTTTCGTTTTTTGGAGAGTGAACCGTTTTTATGTCAGAGGAATGTAATGTCTGCTAATCAATCAGCAAGCACAGGTAAACTGGATAGCTATTTTAAACTTACAGCTCGTGGTACAACTGTTCGCAAAGAAATGATCGCCGGTTTGACGACATTTTTGGCGATGGTGTATTCCGTGATTGTTGTTCCTAGCATGTTAGGACAAGCCGGTTTTCCACATACCGCAGTTTTTATCGCAACCTGTTTAGTCGCGGGATTGGGCTCTCTTCTAATGGGATTGTGGGCAAATCTTCCTATGGCAATTGGTTGTGCTATTTCATTAACCGCATTTACCGCTTTCAGCTTGGTCTTAGGACAAAACATCTCTGTGCCTGTAGCTTTAGGTGCCGTGTTTTTAATGGGGTGTTTATTCACTGTATTCTCGTTAACCGGCATTCGTACTTGGATCTTAAAAAATATTCCAATTGGTATCGCACATGGTGCGGGAATAGGGATAGGGCTATTTTTACTTTTAATCGCAGCAAACAGTGTTGGATTAGTGGTGAAAAACCCATTTGATGGTTTACCTGTTGCAATGGGGAAATTTACATCATTCTCTGTTCTTATGTCACTTGCAGGATTAGCCGCTATTTTCGGATTAGAAAAACGTAAAGTACCGGGTGGCGTGCTATTAGTGATTGTGGCTATTTCTATTATTGGTCTTATTTTTGATCCTAATGTGAAATATCAAGGCATCTTTAAAATGCCTCAATTAGGTGAAGATGGGCTTTCTCTATTGTTTGCGATGGATATTAAAGGTGCCTTACAACCTTTAGTTTTACCAAGTGTTCTTGCGTTAGTGATGACTGCGATTTTTGATGCAACAGGGACTATCCGTGCCGTTGCCGGTCAAGCAAACTTATTAGATAAACGCGGACAAATTATTAATGGCGGAAAAGCACTAACTTCTGACTCTGTCAGTAGTATTTTTGCGGGTGTGATTGGTGCAGCTCCTGCTGCGGTTTATGTTGAATCAGCCGCAGGAACAGCCGCTGGTGGTAAAACAGGATTAACCGCAACAGTGGTTGGTATTTTATTTTTATTGATCCTTTTCTTATCGCCTCTCTCTTATTTAGTTCCAGCCTATGCAACGGCACCTGCGTTAATGTATGTAGGTTTATTAATGCTAGGTAATGTCACTAAGTTAGATTTTAGTGATTTCGTCGATGCAATGTCAGGCATGGTATGTGCTGTATTTATTGTTTTAACATGTAATATCGTCACAGGCATTATGTTAGGTTTCGGCTGTTTGGTGATTGGTCGAGTATTCGCTGGTGAATGGCGTAAACTCAATATTGGTACAGTGTTAATTACTATTGCTCTAGTGGCATTTTATGCGGGTGAGTGGGCTATTTAATTAAAATAATCGGTTTTAAAGACAAAAGGCGGAATATATTTTCATTCCGC
Protein-coding sequences here:
- a CDS encoding sulfite exporter TauE/SafE family protein — its product is MMDLLSWSDLFICLLTLFFAYVIFGMAGFGSALIAGPVLALFLPLSMIVPLLALIDLSAAIVNVLRDGKQADFKEIRYLIPLIIIGSLVGATILLTTRPDLLSLLLGIFAACYAIYALFWKKQESQFSQHLVYPFGLIGGVFSALFGSGGFLYAIYLSGRIADKNKFRITQTTLIGFSTLTRVVIFLFAGIYWQLDILKLAIIFLPAMFAGVWLGRNLTLRMSKARFMSVIYTIVLVSGTVLIYRYFS
- a CDS encoding MFS transporter, with protein sequence MSHQNYRQSEVFAITTITVSIGVIGIVIGLTIPMVALRLNLVGISESIIGLISAAPAIGMLVVSPFARRIVQWVGKRFAMLLATIVSAISLLPLMGSLPLELLFPLRLITGIASGVMICLGETWINELSPDNKRGRILAVYTTVFTISQLLGPSIIALYGVADKTPILISVFIHIISIVLFLMMDQKTGDKLPKDTQAPNFSIIRFVKVAPAICGGIVFFAFFDGTVLSMFPIYGLSVGHTEAIAAMMISAILAGDAIMQMPFGWLADHMNRTRLYRICGVVTLLASLLLPITMSHTFLIWPLLLVLGATAGAIYTIALVQIGQYFSGNDLMVANASAAMLWGIGNLSGPLLAGALSEISSSSLPFLLVAMTGLFLVSTMERWNLGVEALNSSSS
- a CDS encoding NCS2 family permease, whose translation is MSANQSASTGKLDSYFKLTARGTTVRKEMIAGLTTFLAMVYSVIVVPSMLGQAGFPHTAVFIATCLVAGLGSLLMGLWANLPMAIGCAISLTAFTAFSLVLGQNISVPVALGAVFLMGCLFTVFSLTGIRTWILKNIPIGIAHGAGIGIGLFLLLIAANSVGLVVKNPFDGLPVAMGKFTSFSVLMSLAGLAAIFGLEKRKVPGGVLLVIVAISIIGLIFDPNVKYQGIFKMPQLGEDGLSLLFAMDIKGALQPLVLPSVLALVMTAIFDATGTIRAVAGQANLLDKRGQIINGGKALTSDSVSSIFAGVIGAAPAAVYVESAAGTAAGGKTGLTATVVGILFLLILFLSPLSYLVPAYATAPALMYVGLLMLGNVTKLDFSDFVDAMSGMVCAVFIVLTCNIVTGIMLGFGCLVIGRVFAGEWRKLNIGTVLITIALVAFYAGEWAI